The Maridesulfovibrio frigidus DSM 17176 genome has a segment encoding these proteins:
- a CDS encoding radical SAM protein translates to MSNDEFRIDSHKLLFHPERVANWMNGENIYPLYMELSPAGACNHRCRFCGLDFAGYKPVFMDGEKLGVRLDEMGKLGVKSIMYAGEGEPFLNKKMTDIILRTKNAGIDVALTTNAVLMTPEISEKILKATSWIKVSLNAGTAETYAKIHGTVATDFEKVMKNLEAAVAIRKKLNASCALGAQILLLPENAGEIETLAARCRDLGMDYLVVKPYSHHPQSEGQEYADIVYEDYTELAAKVNSYSTESFNVIFRLDTMKSWDEKKHTYNRCHALPFWSYVDSYGNVWGCSVYLQDDRFLYGNIFEQSFEDIWTGEKRAESMKWCADNLDPHNCRVNCRMDKINSYLWELVNPKGHVNFI, encoded by the coding sequence ATGTCTAACGATGAATTTCGTATAGATTCTCATAAGTTGCTATTTCACCCAGAAAGAGTTGCCAATTGGATGAATGGCGAAAATATTTACCCATTGTATATGGAACTTAGTCCCGCCGGAGCGTGCAATCATCGTTGCCGTTTTTGCGGGCTTGATTTCGCTGGCTATAAGCCTGTTTTTATGGATGGTGAGAAGCTTGGCGTTCGGCTCGATGAAATGGGCAAACTCGGTGTTAAGAGCATTATGTATGCAGGTGAGGGGGAACCTTTCCTGAACAAGAAGATGACAGATATTATTTTACGCACTAAAAATGCGGGGATTGATGTTGCTCTGACCACGAATGCTGTGCTCATGACACCCGAAATAAGTGAAAAAATATTGAAGGCTACGAGCTGGATTAAAGTCAGCCTTAATGCAGGAACTGCTGAAACTTATGCTAAAATTCACGGGACGGTCGCTACTGACTTTGAAAAAGTGATGAAAAACCTTGAAGCTGCAGTTGCTATTCGCAAAAAGTTGAATGCAAGCTGTGCTCTTGGTGCTCAAATTTTGTTACTCCCTGAAAATGCGGGAGAAATAGAAACCCTTGCCGCTAGATGTAGAGATCTCGGTATGGATTATTTGGTTGTGAAGCCATATTCGCACCATCCTCAGTCCGAAGGACAGGAATATGCTGACATAGTCTATGAGGATTACACCGAGCTTGCAGCGAAAGTTAACAGCTACAGCACAGAATCTTTTAATGTCATTTTTCGTCTTGATACTATGAAATCATGGGATGAAAAAAAGCATACTTACAATCGCTGTCATGCACTGCCGTTCTGGTCTTATGTTGATTCATATGGAAATGTCTGGGGTTGCAGTGTTTATTTGCAGGACGACCGTTTTCTTTACGGTAATATTTTCGAGCAAAGTTTCGAAGATATTTGGACTGGCGAAAAACGAGCAGAGTCCATGAAGTGGTGCGCAGATAATCTTGATCCTCACAATTGCCGAGTAAATTGCCGTATGGATAAAATTAATTCCTACTTATGGGAGCTTGTTAATCCGAAGGGCCATGTTAATTTTATATAA
- a CDS encoding SIS domain-containing protein, whose protein sequence is MPTRSLDYGQPSEDAALTAARKGSELWCKHTDSLQNCLDSLEVSCDSKGINVCDHAFDHWKQMTVELREKGRIIYMVGNGASASMASHFSADLAKNAHVHTQVFTDLALLTAVANDLSYDQIFVEPLRRRLTPNDMLVAISSSGNSPNVVNACRFASEVGASVVTVTAMGAENQMRQIGDLNFWIPAETYGMAETGHACILHYWMDSVSI, encoded by the coding sequence ATGCCGACACGGTCCCTGGATTATGGACAGCCGTCAGAAGATGCTGCTCTAACAGCAGCTCGGAAGGGTAGCGAATTGTGGTGTAAACATACTGATTCTTTGCAAAATTGTCTGGACTCTTTAGAAGTCAGTTGTGACTCAAAAGGTATTAATGTCTGCGATCACGCTTTCGATCATTGGAAACAGATGACAGTTGAGCTTCGGGAAAAAGGGCGCATCATTTATATGGTGGGGAACGGAGCAAGCGCGTCAATGGCGAGTCATTTTTCCGCCGATCTTGCAAAAAATGCCCATGTGCACACTCAGGTTTTTACCGATCTGGCACTTCTTACCGCCGTTGCCAACGACCTTTCATATGATCAAATTTTTGTTGAACCGCTTCGTCGCAGACTCACTCCTAATGACATGCTTGTTGCTATCAGTAGCTCCGGAAATTCTCCGAATGTTGTGAACGCTTGTCGTTTTGCTTCTGAGGTGGGAGCTTCGGTGGTCACCGTTACCGCCATGGGTGCTGAGAATCAGATGCGCCAGATTGGAGATTTGAACTTTTGGATTCCAGCAGAGACGTACGGTATGGCTGAAACGGGGCATGCGTGTATTCTTCATTACTGGATGGATTCTGTTTCTATATAA
- a CDS encoding PfkB family carbohydrate kinase: MTSIENKIKSVSELVEIVADLKEHGKKIVLCHGVFDLLHIGHIRYLNQAKEHGDILIVSLTPDRFVDKGPDRPAFTEILRAEALASLGEADYVTINEWPTAEETLRRIRPDVYAKGDEFKDVDSDPAGKIGGEADVVEEIGAKLVFTSDIVFSSSNLINRYLTQNSDEMNEYLQMFRTRYELNDILGMLDKMSELKVLVIGDTILDEYQIASTLGKSSKDPILALKYQSHELYAGGGLAVANHVANFAGEVTLLSMLGDTDRYEEFIREKLNPKIVPYFFTRPNSPTTLKRRFIDGYSLSKVMEMYIMNDDPLPSNVDSGLCKQLGQLIGSYDIVIVADFGHGLVTPNMVELLSSKAPYLAVNTQANAGNRGFNTIGKYPHVDFFSLAEHELRLETRDQVNDLRPLLIEVGEKLDAKLAMVTQGSRGCSLWNPEGEFVRIPSFISNVVDRVGAGDALFSVSAMAGCMGLHEELVGFFGNVAGSLAVQIMGNDKSISKEAMKKYITATLK; the protein is encoded by the coding sequence ATGACCAGTATTGAGAATAAAATTAAAAGCGTTTCTGAGCTTGTCGAAATAGTTGCCGATCTGAAAGAGCACGGTAAAAAAATAGTGCTTTGTCACGGCGTTTTCGATCTTTTGCATATTGGGCATATCCGCTACTTGAATCAGGCCAAAGAACATGGCGATATTTTAATAGTAAGTCTCACCCCTGACCGCTTTGTAGATAAAGGGCCTGACCGTCCGGCATTCACTGAGATTTTACGTGCTGAAGCTCTGGCATCGCTAGGTGAAGCTGATTACGTGACAATTAATGAATGGCCTACAGCAGAAGAGACCCTTCGCCGCATTCGCCCGGATGTTTATGCTAAAGGGGATGAGTTTAAAGATGTTGACAGTGACCCCGCTGGAAAAATCGGCGGAGAAGCTGATGTTGTAGAAGAGATCGGGGCAAAGCTTGTCTTTACTTCGGATATTGTTTTTAGCTCATCCAATCTCATTAATCGCTATTTGACTCAGAATAGTGATGAAATGAATGAGTATCTCCAGATGTTTAGAACTCGCTACGAGCTAAATGATATTCTGGGTATGCTTGATAAAATGAGTGAGCTAAAGGTGCTTGTCATCGGCGATACGATTCTTGATGAATATCAGATAGCGTCAACTTTGGGTAAATCGTCAAAGGACCCGATCCTTGCTCTTAAGTATCAATCGCACGAGTTATACGCAGGTGGTGGGCTGGCCGTTGCTAACCATGTTGCCAACTTTGCCGGTGAGGTTACCCTGCTTTCAATGCTTGGCGATACTGACCGATATGAAGAATTTATCCGCGAAAAACTTAACCCTAAAATTGTACCTTACTTTTTCACCCGTCCAAATTCCCCGACCACGTTAAAACGAAGATTTATTGATGGGTATTCGCTGAGCAAAGTGATGGAAATGTACATCATGAATGACGATCCTTTGCCAAGCAATGTTGATTCTGGCCTTTGCAAGCAGCTTGGGCAGCTAATTGGCAGTTATGACATTGTTATTGTAGCCGATTTTGGGCATGGTCTCGTTACTCCGAACATGGTTGAACTGTTGTCTTCTAAAGCTCCATATTTGGCTGTGAATACGCAAGCTAATGCCGGAAACAGGGGTTTTAATACCATAGGTAAATATCCTCATGTTGATTTCTTCTCTTTGGCAGAGCACGAATTACGCCTTGAAACTAGAGATCAGGTAAACGATCTTCGTCCTCTGCTCATCGAAGTAGGGGAGAAGCTTGATGCGAAGTTGGCAATGGTTACTCAGGGGAGCCGCGGGTGCTCATTATGGAATCCTGAAGGCGAGTTCGTTAGAATACCGTCATTTATTTCAAATGTTGTAGACAGAGTCGGTGCCGGAGATGCTCTGTTTTCAGTTTCTGCTATGGCAGGCTGTATGGGCCTTCATGAAGAACTTGTCGGTTTTTTTGGTAATGTTGCTGGTTCCCTTGCGGTACAGATTATGGGTAATGATAAGTCTATCAGTAAAGAAGCCATGAAGAAGTACATAACTGCAACTCTCAAATAA
- a CDS encoding N-acetylneuraminate synthase family protein, producing MKSPLFISEVSSNHACDLKRCYEFIDTSARIGCGAVKFQLFRIDDLFAPEILEKSETHRNRKQWELPESFIPKLSIRCKDAGIAFSCTPFYLKAVDILAPYVDFFKIASYELLWDDLLHASGATGKPVVLSTGMANMDEISHAVSVIRKAGCSDLTLLHCVSGYPTPPEQANLSAIETLRKAFGCGVGWSDHTVEEGVVARAIHKYDASMIEFHLDLDEKGAEYSGGHCWLPEAAENLIRNVRIGLSSDGNGIKEPAAAELADRDWRADPEDGLRPLINLRKSFIGSD from the coding sequence ATGAAGTCTCCTCTATTCATTTCAGAAGTTTCCAGTAACCATGCTTGCGATTTAAAGCGTTGTTATGAATTTATTGATACATCTGCTCGTATTGGGTGCGGCGCAGTGAAATTTCAGTTGTTTAGGATTGATGACTTATTCGCTCCGGAAATACTTGAAAAGAGTGAAACACATAGAAATAGAAAACAGTGGGAATTGCCGGAATCTTTTATTCCAAAACTGTCTATCCGCTGCAAAGATGCAGGAATAGCTTTTTCCTGCACTCCATTTTATCTGAAAGCCGTCGATATTTTAGCCCCTTATGTAGATTTTTTTAAAATAGCTTCCTATGAATTGCTTTGGGATGACTTACTTCACGCATCTGGGGCAACCGGAAAGCCTGTTGTTCTTTCAACTGGTATGGCGAATATGGATGAAATAAGTCACGCCGTTTCTGTGATTCGTAAAGCGGGGTGCTCTGATCTGACTTTGCTTCATTGCGTCTCGGGCTACCCCACACCTCCTGAGCAGGCTAATTTGTCCGCAATTGAAACCTTACGAAAGGCATTTGGTTGCGGTGTAGGCTGGTCTGATCATACCGTTGAAGAAGGGGTTGTGGCTAGGGCTATTCATAAGTATGACGCTAGCATGATTGAATTTCATCTTGATCTTGATGAGAAAGGAGCGGAGTATTCTGGAGGGCATTGTTGGCTTCCTGAAGCTGCTGAAAATCTAATTAGGAATGTGCGTATTGGTTTAAGTTCTGACGGTAATGGTATTAAAGAACCTGCTGCAGCAGAACTGGCCGACCGAGATTGGCGCGCCGATCCTGAAGATGGTTTGCGACCATTAATAAATTTACGAAAAAGCTTCATAGGCAGCGATTAA
- a CDS encoding ABC transporter substrate-binding protein: MNKKVTILFILLFAGIFIFSWFHFSQPKLPIRIGYIGSLTGKFSDMGKTCRDGALMAVEEINASGGVDDRKLQLIVSDDQSSPKIALTVAKQLIDQNVQAIIGPLTSACAKEILELINDKEILTIGPVVAGNYMAQKEDFFIKMYPSTSLFGEKLGKLAASNKDLKRLAIISDDSNLAYTAPIAASFEIKVNEFGGEVIESIHFNSQNKLSFSKLADEIIEANPDGLLLITGPLSTAIILQQLRLKGSSIQSFSSSWAASQELISEGGSAVEGLLLYIPFNSESTLPNYTQFTNSYKDRFTKAPTYCSSFNHDAVYMLAEALKKSAKNSSKKLNELIIEGSPYEGTQGEFDVDKNGDIHNKLFLQAIKNGQFIIIDTP; this comes from the coding sequence ATGAACAAAAAAGTTACAATCTTATTTATTTTATTATTTGCGGGAATTTTTATTTTCTCGTGGTTTCATTTTTCACAGCCAAAGCTTCCGATCCGCATTGGATATATAGGTAGTTTGACCGGAAAATTTTCTGACATGGGAAAAACATGCAGGGATGGAGCCCTCATGGCCGTCGAGGAAATAAATGCGAGTGGCGGAGTGGACGACAGAAAACTACAACTGATAGTAAGTGATGACCAGTCCTCTCCCAAAATAGCTCTGACCGTCGCGAAACAACTGATTGATCAAAATGTTCAGGCAATCATCGGCCCACTTACATCTGCGTGCGCAAAAGAAATTTTAGAATTAATTAATGACAAAGAGATCCTGACTATAGGCCCGGTTGTCGCGGGTAACTACATGGCCCAAAAAGAAGACTTCTTCATAAAAATGTACCCTTCCACTTCGCTCTTCGGAGAAAAACTGGGAAAATTAGCTGCGTCGAACAAAGATCTTAAACGACTGGCCATAATTTCCGACGACAGTAACCTAGCTTACACTGCTCCCATTGCCGCCAGCTTCGAAATAAAAGTAAATGAATTCGGTGGAGAAGTAATTGAATCAATCCATTTCAATTCTCAAAACAAACTTTCTTTTTCGAAACTTGCGGATGAAATTATTGAGGCCAATCCAGACGGTTTGCTTCTGATTACTGGCCCATTATCAACGGCTATAATCCTTCAGCAGTTGAGGCTTAAAGGTAGCAGCATACAGAGTTTTTCATCTTCATGGGCCGCCTCACAAGAGCTTATCTCTGAAGGTGGGTCTGCAGTTGAAGGCTTGCTCCTTTATATACCCTTCAACTCAGAATCAACACTGCCCAACTATACACAATTTACGAACAGCTACAAAGATCGGTTCACAAAAGCCCCTACCTATTGCTCTTCATTTAACCATGATGCCGTATATATGCTGGCGGAAGCGCTAAAGAAATCAGCTAAGAACTCATCAAAAAAACTCAATGAACTAATCATTGAAGGTAGCCCTTATGAAGGCACTCAAGGTGAATTTGATGTGGACAAAAACGGAGATATTCATAACAAACTTTTTTTGCAAGCCATCAAAAATGGTCAGTTTATCATAATTGATACTCCATGA
- a CDS encoding ATP-binding protein produces MKKNTSLHKRVVSGLVILSLFTASLIFIGSSYLGSQIIDDISQRNMNLAESINIQTWYILKEPTQALIEVSKFAETSPTREQLTSRLKALQEFGRIFQKIQVLDDSGRVLAVFPENDDLIGIDLSRQPFFKKAKESKGVQWTDSFISGQTATPMVTISLAFPGGVLSGHVDLKVLSEITQVTHPSAKGFISILDKKGVIIGHSNSSLALRGINLLNMPAVKLGLAGKGGTYNSEFDSEQGVVSVARVKDTEWLVLVFQPKEEALGPVRYLRSFALGAVLLITLSGLIAIAYFRNMLFKPIRTLTERTEAVSLGEYDVRIKPEYKEFAPLAASFNEMAEAIGIREDAIFHEAQINKAQAEIVRTLTEKTSIRALSKVVHEWVMELTMSEYAFINTIDPISYDSAAQPEINKSSIKKRACPLTYGNNPICSESAVGYGMLWDHTLNTAPNFYSNAPKEYFGNDNLPEGHIPLKNFLSVSATYQTELMGQIVVANSPRGYTDQDLSTIQVIADLLAVAVNRIREHQSLLQSEKNLRNLRNYLSNIINSMPSMLIGINPDGIITQWNLEAEKITGCSIQNAIGKHVKDVIPHLTDEMDRVHTAILTKLKQTILKQTHTSDSRDIHYEDITIYPLMEDGVEGAVIRIDDVTERVRLEQMMVQSEKMMSVGGLAAGMAHEINNPLAAILGHAHNINRRIFGDLKQNEDIAAKCNVSLEDVRKYLTERDILKMLDSIRESGRRAATIVANMLNFSRKSEKLIGSFKLSELLDKTLELTSNDYDLKKQYDFRKIEIVREYESDIPDVHCEGNEIQQVFLNLLKNGAEAMAEKDYHGDHPKFILRVKRKDNMVEVEVEDNGPGMDEKTRLRIFEPFFTTKKIGKGTGLGLSVSYFIITDQHHGTMEVESDPGLWTRFTLRLSTEKNVSRQT; encoded by the coding sequence ATGAAAAAAAATACAAGTTTACATAAAAGAGTCGTCTCCGGACTTGTAATACTATCGCTTTTTACAGCGTCACTTATTTTTATAGGTTCATCCTACCTTGGTTCGCAGATTATTGATGACATCTCTCAACGCAATATGAACCTTGCCGAGTCCATAAATATACAGACATGGTATATCCTTAAAGAGCCAACTCAGGCTTTGATAGAAGTAAGTAAATTTGCCGAAACTAGCCCCACAAGAGAACAACTTACCTCACGACTGAAAGCCTTACAGGAATTCGGTAGAATCTTCCAAAAAATACAAGTTCTTGACGATTCGGGGCGTGTTCTTGCTGTTTTCCCTGAAAATGATGATTTAATAGGGATAGATCTCTCTCGCCAACCTTTTTTTAAAAAAGCGAAAGAATCTAAAGGCGTGCAGTGGACCGATTCATTTATCTCAGGACAAACCGCAACTCCGATGGTTACAATTTCTCTAGCTTTTCCCGGGGGTGTACTTTCCGGGCACGTAGACCTGAAAGTACTGAGCGAAATTACACAAGTAACTCATCCTTCCGCGAAAGGATTCATCTCCATACTGGATAAAAAAGGTGTTATTATCGGGCACTCAAATTCCTCATTAGCACTTAGAGGAATCAATCTGCTCAACATGCCTGCTGTAAAACTGGGCTTGGCCGGCAAAGGTGGAACATATAACTCCGAATTTGATTCAGAACAGGGAGTTGTCAGTGTTGCTCGTGTTAAAGACACCGAATGGCTAGTTTTAGTCTTCCAGCCAAAAGAAGAAGCGTTGGGTCCAGTGCGCTACCTTCGCTCGTTCGCACTTGGCGCCGTATTACTCATCACACTTTCAGGCCTGATAGCTATCGCATATTTCCGCAATATGTTGTTCAAACCAATACGAACTCTCACGGAACGGACTGAGGCTGTTTCTCTGGGGGAATATGATGTTAGAATTAAGCCGGAATATAAAGAATTCGCGCCCCTTGCCGCCAGCTTTAACGAAATGGCAGAAGCCATAGGTATCCGTGAAGATGCTATATTCCACGAAGCTCAGATCAATAAGGCTCAGGCTGAAATAGTCCGTACACTTACAGAAAAAACATCTATCAGAGCTTTATCCAAAGTTGTTCATGAATGGGTAATGGAACTGACCATGAGTGAGTATGCTTTCATAAACACCATCGATCCAATCTCCTATGATTCAGCAGCACAGCCAGAAATAAACAAATCTTCCATCAAAAAACGTGCTTGCCCCCTGACATACGGCAACAACCCAATTTGTTCAGAAAGCGCAGTAGGCTATGGAATGCTCTGGGATCATACATTAAATACCGCACCTAACTTTTATTCCAATGCCCCAAAAGAGTATTTCGGGAATGATAACCTGCCTGAAGGCCATATACCTTTAAAGAATTTTCTATCCGTTTCCGCCACGTATCAAACTGAACTGATGGGCCAAATAGTTGTGGCCAATTCTCCGCGTGGCTACACGGATCAGGACTTATCCACAATTCAAGTCATTGCAGATCTGCTGGCTGTGGCGGTAAACCGCATACGGGAACATCAATCCCTTCTCCAGAGCGAAAAAAATCTTCGTAATTTACGGAACTATCTTTCAAATATAATTAATTCCATGCCATCCATGCTCATAGGAATTAACCCTGATGGGATCATCACTCAGTGGAATCTAGAAGCTGAAAAAATCACAGGGTGCTCCATTCAGAACGCAATAGGGAAACACGTTAAAGATGTAATTCCGCATCTGACTGATGAAATGGACCGAGTCCATACGGCAATTTTGACAAAGCTGAAACAAACGATTTTAAAACAAACTCATACGTCTGATTCTAGAGATATCCATTACGAAGACATCACAATATATCCTTTGATGGAAGATGGAGTTGAAGGCGCAGTAATTCGCATAGATGATGTGACTGAGCGGGTGAGGCTAGAGCAAATGATGGTTCAGTCCGAAAAGATGATGTCTGTGGGAGGACTTGCAGCAGGAATGGCACATGAAATAAACAACCCGCTTGCCGCCATCCTCGGACACGCCCACAATATCAACCGGCGTATTTTCGGAGACCTTAAGCAGAATGAAGACATAGCTGCAAAGTGCAATGTGTCTCTTGAAGATGTCAGAAAATACCTGACAGAACGGGACATATTAAAGATGTTGGATTCAATTCGGGAATCAGGCCGCCGGGCAGCAACAATAGTTGCTAACATGCTCAACTTCAGCAGAAAAAGTGAGAAATTAATTGGATCTTTCAAACTCTCAGAATTGCTAGACAAAACGTTAGAGTTAACCTCAAATGACTACGATTTAAAAAAGCAATATGATTTTCGCAAAATTGAAATTGTTCGTGAATATGAATCAGATATCCCGGACGTACATTGTGAAGGGAATGAAATTCAGCAGGTTTTCTTGAATCTTTTGAAAAATGGAGCCGAAGCCATGGCAGAAAAAGATTATCATGGCGATCATCCTAAATTTATCCTCCGCGTAAAGAGAAAAGACAACATGGTAGAAGTAGAAGTAGAAGACAACGGCCCCGGCATGGACGAAAAAACACGCCTTCGTATATTTGAGCCATTCTTCACAACTAAGAAAATAGGAAAAGGAACAGGCTTAGGACTGTCGGTATCGTACTTTATTATTACAGATCAGCATCATGGAACAATGGAAGTAGAATCAGACCCTGGGCTTTGGACACGGTTTACTCTTAGGCTCTCAACCGAAAAGAACGTTTCTCGGCAAACGTAA
- a CDS encoding hybrid sensor histidine kinase/response regulator — MKIFSKWGLAAGFTSLICIFAAVIIVSSSLTFRKTLTGLSHNIMENIAFYTLDKSEAYLRPAEKAAELTTFLADSNIVSSEDPYSMISYFYQQIELYPQFTAIYYGNTEGEFFMASRSNSLVKNGYFTKIIRKTKESQKVELLWENSEHKTLEKKFDPGHKYDPRTRPWFASAVRSNEVIWTDPYVFFTAQKPGITTACPVYDKAGALQGVVGVDITIDELSIFLEKLKIGESGKAFIANRNGDVVAFPDLSKVQGIVGEDNKVSLSKMSELDDEVSRKAYNSMPSGKLSSTPVYTSFSHNGENYNSMFVPFTDPRWPWVIGIYVREDDFLGDVIANRNQNILISLFVVLFAGLAGLIVAKRIEKSRKEAVAATNAKSQFLASMSHEIRTPMSVILGTSDLLQGTELSEEQLELVSLLVNAGDGLLSLINDILDMSKVESGLLELENIDFCLSEAVQQTAKVFEVAASHKGIEVVCNISSDVPSYVKGDPGRLRQILINLIGNSLKFTVSGGIYIDVKLLSDTSSVKKHIEFVVRDTGPGMQKEVVETIFDSFVQADSSVARKHGGTGLGLAISKSLSNMMGGDIYARSELGKGSSFIVDAYFEKSKTVFECAKENCEVAEKDVEVRPLTILLVEDSEDNQLLFQHYTKKSPHKVEIAENGKVGVEMFKAIRPDIVFMDIEMPVMDGYEATRQIRQWEHDCQASPTAIVALSAHALKGVEDSVRAAGCTGYVTKPFSKKKLMQEIQNVFQA, encoded by the coding sequence ATGAAAATTTTTAGTAAATGGGGTTTAGCTGCAGGCTTTACCTCTTTGATTTGTATTTTTGCGGCAGTGATTATTGTTTCCTCCTCTCTGACTTTTAGAAAAACTCTCACAGGGCTTTCCCATAATATTATGGAGAATATAGCCTTTTATACTCTTGATAAGTCGGAAGCATACCTGCGTCCTGCGGAAAAAGCTGCAGAGCTGACTACCTTTTTGGCTGACAGCAATATCGTGAGTAGTGAAGATCCGTACTCTATGATTAGCTATTTTTATCAGCAAATCGAACTTTACCCGCAGTTTACGGCTATTTATTATGGTAATACTGAGGGTGAGTTTTTTATGGCTTCGCGGTCAAACTCACTCGTTAAGAATGGGTATTTCACTAAAATAATCAGGAAAACTAAAGAAAGTCAGAAGGTCGAGTTGCTGTGGGAAAACTCTGAGCATAAGACGCTTGAAAAGAAGTTTGATCCTGGTCACAAATATGACCCGCGTACGCGTCCTTGGTTCGCTTCAGCCGTTCGTAGCAATGAAGTAATATGGACAGATCCGTATGTGTTTTTTACCGCGCAAAAGCCTGGCATAACAACAGCTTGTCCTGTGTACGACAAGGCGGGGGCGCTGCAGGGTGTTGTCGGGGTGGACATTACTATTGATGAGCTTTCCATATTTTTGGAAAAATTAAAGATCGGAGAATCTGGTAAGGCTTTTATCGCCAACCGAAATGGTGATGTTGTGGCTTTTCCTGATTTATCCAAAGTTCAGGGGATAGTGGGTGAGGATAATAAGGTCAGCCTCAGCAAGATGAGTGAGCTTGATGATGAGGTTAGTCGCAAGGCATATAACTCAATGCCCTCAGGTAAGTTGTCATCCACTCCAGTATACACTTCTTTCAGCCATAACGGTGAAAATTACAATTCGATGTTTGTTCCATTCACGGACCCTAGATGGCCCTGGGTTATTGGTATTTATGTCCGCGAGGATGATTTTTTGGGTGACGTCATAGCCAATCGAAATCAGAATATTCTTATTTCTCTGTTTGTTGTTTTGTTTGCTGGGCTAGCTGGGCTGATTGTGGCCAAGCGTATTGAGAAATCTAGAAAGGAAGCCGTAGCCGCTACGAATGCAAAGAGTCAGTTTTTAGCTAGTATGAGTCATGAAATTCGTACTCCTATGAGCGTTATTCTTGGGACATCTGATTTATTACAGGGAACTGAGCTTAGTGAAGAGCAGCTTGAGCTGGTTTCTCTCCTAGTAAACGCAGGAGATGGATTACTTAGCTTGATTAATGACATTTTGGATATGTCGAAAGTTGAATCAGGTCTTTTAGAACTTGAAAATATTGATTTTTGTCTTAGTGAAGCTGTTCAGCAGACTGCTAAAGTATTTGAGGTTGCCGCTTCACATAAAGGGATTGAAGTTGTTTGCAATATTTCGTCAGACGTTCCCAGTTATGTGAAGGGTGATCCTGGCAGACTTCGCCAGATATTGATCAACCTTATAGGTAATTCACTTAAATTCACTGTAAGCGGTGGAATCTATATTGATGTAAAGCTTTTAAGCGATACTAGCTCAGTAAAAAAACACATTGAATTTGTTGTGCGCGATACAGGGCCGGGGATGCAAAAGGAAGTTGTGGAAACGATTTTTGATTCTTTTGTCCAAGCTGATTCTTCTGTTGCACGCAAGCATGGTGGAACAGGTCTTGGGCTGGCTATAAGCAAGAGCCTTAGTAATATGATGGGCGGTGATATTTACGCACGTAGTGAACTTGGCAAGGGAAGCTCTTTTATTGTTGATGCCTATTTTGAGAAGAGTAAAACCGTTTTTGAGTGCGCTAAGGAAAACTGCGAAGTAGCTGAAAAAGATGTTGAGGTTCGGCCTCTGACCATTCTGCTGGTTGAAGATAGCGAAGATAATCAGTTGCTGTTTCAGCATTATACGAAGAAGAGCCCGCATAAAGTCGAGATTGCAGAAAATGGTAAAGTCGGAGTTGAGATGTTTAAAGCAATCCGGCCGGATATTGTTTTTATGGACATAGAAATGCCGGTGATGGATGGCTACGAAGCTACAAGGCAAATCCGTCAGTGGGAGCATGACTGCCAAGCTTCTCCAACAGCAATCGTCGCTCTGTCAGCGCATGCTTTGAAGGGAGTGGAAGACTCTGTTAGGGCCGCTGGCTGTACTGGATATGTTACAAAGCCTTTTTCTAAGAAAAAACTTATGCAGGAAATTCAGAATGTTTTTCAGGCTTAA